AGGAGgccatgaaaggatgttggatctcccgtgactggaattacagacctattgtgagctgccatgtgggtgccaggaattgaacctggatcctctgcaagagcagccagtgctctttaccactgagcaatctctagCTCTTTCTTGGGAATTTAGAATCAACTAATGTATATTTAAGGATCTGTGTaactaggcatggtgacacatatctgtaatcccaatacttagaaagtagaggcaggaggattattaacttgagaccagcctgagctacacagaccctatttcaaaaaaaaaaaaaaaaaaaatctagatagtagctaatagctcagtggtagagtacttggctAGAATGTTTGAGGGGTAGGATCGAGGAGAgggtgatggggtggggagggggagtggaCTGAACTGTGTCAGTCCTGCTGTACAATACATAGAGCACCTTATTTAACTCTGTGAGATAAGCGTCTTGAATGATAGCAGGTCACACTGGTAAAAACTTGTATACTGTGGGGAAACTTAAAGAAAGGGCAAAgcgttctccctccctctcctacccTCACTGTGAGTGTGTGGGTTTTCTTTCACCCTGTTTGTATACCAGAAGTGAGTCTTCTTAAAGCTGAGCTTTAAATAATTTAGGGCAAAGCACATGGAAATCTCCACTCAGAGATCCAGATCCAAACCTAGGTCTCATGGAGcgttgacatttttttttttttttttttaaatgccctaCAATACGGTCACCAAACTCAATAACAACAGCTCTGGTTCCTTCTGATCCTGGCTGGAAACGGAACAGAATGATGAGGGCGTTCTAAAAGACAAACCTGTCTCGGCTCGTGTGGTTCAATACACATCCCAAGTTCTGGCAGAAGGCAGTTCCCTCTCGTGCCTGAGAACCGGCACATAGAGTCAGACGTGATACTGCTGGGTAGGCAGGCCCTCACGTTGCCCTGCAACGCGTTTCTCTCCATCCTCAGAACCGGGCACATCCCTTGTTTGTCTGGCAAAGCCCCTCCTCAGGAAGTTCCTCCCCACAGCTTGGACAGACCACCTAACTTGAGCATTCTAGTGTGTTCTAGGCCATGGGCCTCTGCTGAATGCATCCCCACTAGCAGTTAAGAGGAGATGGGGTAATGAATTAGTATAGGGAGCTGAGCTCCTTCCTGGACAGTTTCAGATTTCCACGGGTTTTTACCATTGTATCTAAGCAGCACCTTTATCTGACTGGACTATTGCAGAAGTATGGAGTTGTAGAAGGCAAGCCGCTAAGCGAGATGCGGGCCATGGCCAGAGCCGCTGGGGAAGAGTGTCCCCTGTTCACTCCACCGGGAGGAGAGACACTAGAGCAGGTATGTAGCCTGCATCCAGGTTGCCACATTGCTGGCACATCGGTGGACTTGTCAGTGACCTAGTCACTGAATCCTAACTGATTTTGTACCCTAGCTATTTGTGACTGACAGCCAAGCGGTTTGCAAGCTTTGCAGACAGCtgcttccccccctccccccctttagAGTTACCCTGTCTGTCTCAGCCGCTGTGGGCCAGCAGCCATCACTGGTGATAGGAGCACTCTTTTAGATGATGTAAGAAAACCATGAGCTGATGGTATAGGCAGTGTTGGCACAGGCAGTGTGGGCAGCCGCTGAATCAAGCTCTGCCTCTGGACCCCCCAGAGTTCTGGTCTCCTTGCTGTGAGGCAAGTGCTTTGGCATTTCactgaggcatttctccagctcccctcTTCCCCAAAATGTCTTCAGCAACTAGTGATGTTTTTTTGAGGTCCCATAGAAACTTAGGGTTTTAGTGATCCGTTTTGTTTCAGGCTTATATTTTAAGGACACCATTAACTTATTTCCTCTTTTACTTCTTATAGGTGAAAGTACGTGCAAAGGATTTCTTTGATTGTATTTGTCAACTAATCGTGGATGAGACAGGCCAGAGAGAAATCGTCTTCCCCGGGGCTCCAGGCAGCTGTCTGGAGAGCTGTTTGGCGGAGGTATTCCCTGTAGGAAACCGTTTGCAGTTGCATCCTGATGGTGGCACCCCTGGTTTAGCAGCCAGCATCTTAGTTGTGAGCCATGGAGCTTACATGAGAAGCCTCTTTGGTTACCTTCTGAGTGACCTCAAATGCTCATTGCCAGCAACACTAGGCAAATTAGAACTCTCGTCAGTCACTCCCAATACTGGGATTAGTGTCTTTATCGTAGACTGTGAGGAAGGACGCGAACCAGCACTTCAGTGTATTTGTATGAACTTCCAGGAACATCTAAATGGAATGAGCGAAAAGAACTAAGTTTAAAGCCCTCACATTTTGCAACCTCTGAAGGGAGTGCCTTGGCCTGTTGTGTCCTCTGCTCCTGCCATTTTAGAAGCAGTTAAGAATTTATGTGATAGAGCCCCACTGGGGTCCTGGCTGTATCAGATGACAGTAGAAATCCACCCCAAATCAACCTGGTTTTTCCCAGTACACCCGCCATTTTCTACAGAAATGTTGCCACTCTGTaccatttatgttttttaataatGTGTGAGGACATCCAGCATTGCACATTAGGGGATTAGTAGCCGCCTTCCACAGTCTTCATTTCATTGACCTTTTTGATGTCTAGATAATGGTATTGGCTGTTGAAGATAATTGTGTGCTTTTTCACTAGTTTATTATCAAGTGCTCGCAAGAAAGAATGCTTTGTATAACTCACTGCGTATTTGCAATGGTTATGTCAGAGTCCAAAGTCCTTTAAACAACTGGCACTTCTTACTGTCATCAATGTGTGTAACGTAAAATGGCAAAACACTAAAACATCTTTCATAGAATTCAgctcttgggtttttttgtttttgttttgttttgttttttaattctaaggGCCTCAAAATACAGGTGAAGgcctggaggggtggctcagtggttaagagtaagtacctcctgttctcccagaggaccccagttcagatCTCTtcttgggcagctcacaactgcctataactccagcaccagggagccaacgcccccttctggcctctgtgggcactggcacacacacataaggaaGCCCCAGGGCAGAAGGCAAAAGCAGCTTTCCAGgcaaaccaggaaaaaaaaaaaaaaaaattatccctTGCTTCGAATCCACGCTGCATATGCAGACTTTCCAGTTGAGGAATGATCTAAAGAAAGTAAACTCAGACTGGCATCCAGAAAAGATGCTGAAAATGGTGTCCAGAAGGAACAGATGAACTGGCCTCCTTTCCCCCAGATGGCGCTGTAGGAAAGGGATTTTGAttgttctctctcccccccccccaggacttCTTATCTGAGAAAATGATTAACTGCTGAAAATTCGAGGCTCAAGACCCAGTATTGGAGAGAGGAATTGGGTGAGGGAAATCTAATTGTAACCCTGGACCTGGCTGTCCAGTGCTGGAAGCAGCTAGTGGATTTGAGAGCTTATTGAAATGTAAGCCGCCCAGGGAAACAAAGTTCACCTGCAAAGGAGTGCACAGCTCAAGGCTGGCCACAGCCTCGTTTTAAAGCACTGGGTCCGGCCCCTGTCTGGACACTTTGCGGAGCTGATGCCAACACTTGGATGCTGGTGACCAAAAACCAAGGGTTTATTTGGGATTCTAAATGCATGTGTACCGTGAACAAAAACATTGCTAACATCATGAGTCCAGAGTGTGGCCCTGCCCCAAGAAACTCAAGGAGTAATTATGGAGGCCACAGAAAAGTTGTCCCATCGGTGACAAAGAACTTCAGCTCAAAAATCATGTTAGCATTTGGGGCAAGAATTGCCACAAGAGACTTCAGTCAAGCCCAAGGCTGTGGGTTTTGGTTCTATTCCCACTCCTGGAGAGGtgggttatttttttgtttgcttgtttgtttgttttgtttttgacctCAAGCCTCCGGTGTCAGGTGTGTGGTCCAGAGAACAGTTCTGACAGCAAGTGTTATGGGTTAGGTTCATCTGCGGTTTCACGCATCTGACCCGAGTCTCTGATGCTTCCCCAACAGTGATTTCTCCTCTTACCAGGCTGTATTTCCCCATCCCTAAAACTAGAAGATAATGTGTTACATCTTGAACATgctaaaaggaataaaaaaaattataaaggttgacagaaaaaaaatacataatggaTAAACTACTCCAAAGCAGTATCAAGGTGTTCTCTTGATCTGAAATCAGGTGAGAAGAAACCAAGAACCTTTGCCTTCTCAGTATTAGCCAAAAAACAGGGTGCCGGTCATCCTCCttacacccccccacccccgcccaccCCCACAGGCTACCAGAGATGAATTAGCACACATCTTGATACTTGCTGAACTGCATCCTAACCACCTCCAGTGCCTGGAGTCAGACTTGGTCATGTTCAGTTATATAGATTTGCTAAGAAGATTCTTTTTAGCAATTTCAGGGTTATGGAAAAATCAGGCAAAAAGTAGGAAGTTCACCTACACATCTTCCCTCCAGTTTATTACCATAGTGGGTTTTAAAGAAGTCTATCTGAATGAGGTGTTCTACATGCCAGTTTTGAGTGACTATCTTGACTTCGTGAATCTCATGTCACAAAAGGAGTGGAGTGTCCAGTGGAGGCTGCCTTCCCAGGAGGCCAGCATTTCCTTTGATATCTACGTTGCAAATAAAGTTCAGTGTTCATGCCATTCTTGGGTGTGCTCAACACAGTCTGCGTCTTCTGCCATTGTTGGACTTGGCATGAAATTGCGCCCTAGAGGAAAGTTACAAAAACCCAAGGGGTTTGGAGTTGTCGTATGTTACTCAGTGGGCCCTAGGTTTCATCCTCaccactgggggaaaaaaaagaaacaaggggaGGGGGGACCCtgccctttaaaaaacaaaaaagaacctagTGTTAGGGAGTAGAGACCCCTTAGCCAGCTCTACAGCGCAGCCCAGGTACAGGGCACCACATTAAGTTCTCTGGTTCTTTTCACTTCTCCCAGTGTGTACGAAACTACAGTATTCTGACACCTTTCAAATGTACATTAATAACCGGCTGTCTGTTCATCATTTTACCCATATTGTTTGGGACATTATTTATTTGGGAATGTATGGATCTATTTAATTGTAACAACTATTCTATTGAATAAATAAAGCACCTTTTGTTTCTCGTGGGTGTTTAGGTCTGTCCAGTGTTCTGTAGGCGCAGTGTCAAAGGGAATTTGGGGAGGGGGGGTAGTGAGACAGTCTCACCGTTTAtgtcaggttggcctcaaacgcATGATGCCTCTGTCTCGACCTCCCCAacgctggaattagaggtgtgcgCCTCCACACCGCCCAGGAAGTCTCACTGCATCATTCCTGTGCAGGATCTTGTGTTTCCGGATCCTGTGTGACCCAAATGGTACCCTAAACCCATGCTACTCGCCCGTCCCACACTCGGTGTTCAGTGCCCTTTACACTGCTGCTAGGTGCGGTCTCCCCCAGTTTTAGTAATCTGACACGAGAAAACCATAGCAGACTCCAGCAGCCTTTTCTGTTTCGAGCAAGTGCTGCGTAAAAATATCCCATCGGTGTCAGGATGGCACTTAGATAAAGTACCGCTCATGAGATGCCACATCCTTCGTCCTCATAAGGGATCTCCCACCAGGTCATTCTAACTAAGTCCCCAGGCTCATAAAACAGACcaactgagctgcctggaagaggcatTCACATAGCAAGAATGAAGTAGTAATCCATGAggttaagatacctttattcag
This is a stretch of genomic DNA from Cricetulus griseus strain 17A/GY chromosome 8, alternate assembly CriGri-PICRH-1.0, whole genome shotgun sequence. It encodes these proteins:
- the Tigar gene encoding fructose-2,6-bisphosphatase TIGAR, coding for MPRFALTVIRHGETRFNKEKIIQGQGVDEPLSETGFQQAAAAGRFLNNVKFTHAFSSDLTRTKQTISGILEKSKFCKDMMVKYDPRLRERKYGVVEGKPLSEMRAMARAAGEECPLFTPPGGETLEQVKVRAKDFFDCICQLIVDETGQREIVFPGAPGSCLESCLAEVFPVGNRLQLHPDGGTPGLAASILVVSHGAYMRSLFGYLLSDLKCSLPATLGKLELSSVTPNTGISVFIVDCEEGREPALQCICMNFQEHLNGMSEKN